A window of the Sandaracinaceae bacterium genome harbors these coding sequences:
- a CDS encoding DUF1971 domain-containing protein has product MKALPPEVAAYKRTPEFREDTIPPALRRAHDTKAGTWGRIVVLEGELLYRILDPAVEETWLRPGVDGVVEPTVRHEVEAPGPVRFYVEFLR; this is encoded by the coding sequence GTGAAGGCGCTGCCCCCGGAGGTCGCGGCCTACAAGCGCACCCCCGAGTTCCGGGAGGACACGATTCCCCCGGCGCTGCGCCGCGCCCACGACACCAAGGCGGGCACGTGGGGGCGCATCGTGGTGCTGGAGGGCGAGCTGCTGTACCGGATCCTGGACCCCGCCGTGGAGGAGACCTGGCTCCGGCCCGGCGTGGACGGCGTGGTGGAGCCCACGGTCCGGCACGAGGTGGAGGCCCCTGGCCCGGTGCGCTTCTACGTGGAGTTCCTGCGCTGA
- a CDS encoding EAL domain-containing protein: MTDESRNADDSDGTDTPRERAVRETTPPVLVSRGQLRTDFQPIVSMRTGTTWAVEALSRAKDLKTGETIPPLSLFADAERVGLLAPFDRFCRRHAIEVFAESTKPHDVILTLNWDTRTLGAVDDDPKQFLRTVMRNHIAPERVVIEVLEGRAPNLDALVRFVEDRKAEGFLIAVDDYGTGHSNPERLVRIEPDILKIDRALVHGAASSIPRREACRSVAELARAIGAVVIAEGVERDQDLVELSMMGIDLFQGFLLARPNADISLGTAGAEVEIASRRPLLRARAELELDRRRKLRQRHDRVVNSVVGRLVRASLGTLELAAADTLDAVTGLEALYVLDESGIQLTSTWLRFEGPRKASFRPAVAGTDLALKDYFLGVADGSVTYTTRPYVSMASGRMAVTYSRRVAISDGTVVIVCCDIPNTIDLRVV; this comes from the coding sequence ATGACCGACGAGAGCAGGAACGCAGACGACAGCGACGGCACCGATACGCCCCGAGAGCGTGCGGTGCGCGAGACCACTCCGCCGGTCTTGGTGAGCCGTGGTCAGCTGCGCACGGACTTCCAGCCCATCGTGTCCATGCGTACGGGCACCACGTGGGCCGTCGAGGCGCTCAGCCGCGCGAAGGACCTCAAGACCGGCGAGACGATCCCGCCGCTCTCGCTCTTCGCGGACGCCGAGCGCGTGGGGCTCTTGGCACCGTTCGACCGCTTCTGTCGGCGGCATGCCATCGAGGTCTTCGCCGAGAGCACCAAGCCGCACGACGTCATCCTCACGCTGAACTGGGACACGCGCACGCTCGGCGCGGTGGACGACGACCCGAAGCAGTTCCTGCGGACGGTGATGCGCAACCACATCGCCCCCGAGCGTGTGGTCATCGAGGTGCTGGAGGGGCGCGCCCCCAATCTGGACGCGCTGGTGCGCTTCGTGGAGGACCGCAAGGCCGAGGGCTTCCTCATCGCCGTGGACGACTACGGCACCGGGCACTCGAACCCGGAGCGCCTGGTGCGCATCGAGCCGGACATCCTCAAGATCGACCGCGCGCTGGTGCACGGCGCAGCCTCGTCCATCCCGCGCCGCGAGGCCTGCCGGTCCGTGGCGGAGCTGGCCCGCGCCATCGGGGCCGTGGTCATCGCCGAGGGCGTGGAGCGCGACCAAGACCTGGTCGAGCTGTCCATGATGGGCATCGACCTGTTCCAGGGCTTCCTGCTGGCCCGCCCCAACGCCGACATCTCGTTGGGCACCGCCGGCGCCGAGGTCGAGATCGCGTCGCGTCGTCCGCTGCTGCGTGCCCGCGCCGAGCTGGAGCTCGACCGGCGCCGCAAGCTGCGGCAGCGTCACGACCGCGTGGTGAACTCCGTGGTGGGCCGCCTGGTGCGCGCCTCGCTGGGCACCCTCGAACTCGCCGCCGCCGACACGCTGGACGCGGTCACGGGGCTAGAGGCCCTCTACGTCCTCGACGAGAGCGGCATCCAGCTGACGTCGACCTGGCTGCGCTTCGAGGGCCCCCGCAAGGCCAGCTTCCGTCCCGCCGTGGCCGGCACCGACCTGGCCCTGAAGGATTACTTCCTGGGCGTGGCCGACGGCAGCGTCACCTACACCACGCGCCCCTACGTGAGCATGGCCTCGGGCCGCATGGCCGTGACCTACAGCCGCCGCGTGGCCATCAGCGACGGCACCGTGGTCATCGTGTGCTGCGACATCCCGAACACGATCGACCTGCGGGTGGTGTAG
- a CDS encoding exonuclease domain-containing protein, with protein MTHPLDYLVVLDFEATCDDTNPPSPQEIIEFPSVLLSAHTLDVVAEFESFVRPTHHPVLTPFCTELTGIHQGDVDGAPAFVDVFAAHQAWMLAHGLPRVPTQQGLPYAFVTCGDWDLKTMLPAQLRAVGLDPHGVPLAYRRWINIKHPFRATMKEKRGPAGMPHMLTKLGLSLEGRHHRGIDDCRNIARIARALVAAGATLGLTAELPAVSPA; from the coding sequence ATGACCCATCCGCTCGACTACTTGGTGGTCCTCGACTTCGAGGCCACCTGTGACGACACCAACCCACCGAGCCCGCAGGAGATCATCGAGTTCCCGTCGGTGCTGCTGTCCGCGCACACGCTCGACGTGGTGGCCGAGTTCGAGTCGTTCGTGCGGCCCACCCACCACCCGGTGCTCACGCCCTTCTGCACGGAGCTCACGGGCATTCACCAGGGTGACGTGGATGGCGCGCCCGCGTTCGTGGACGTGTTCGCCGCGCATCAGGCGTGGATGCTCGCGCACGGCCTGCCACGGGTCCCCACCCAGCAGGGCCTGCCCTACGCGTTCGTGACGTGTGGGGACTGGGACCTCAAGACCATGCTCCCGGCGCAGCTGCGCGCGGTCGGGCTCGATCCCCATGGCGTGCCCCTGGCCTATCGCCGCTGGATCAACATCAAGCACCCCTTTCGCGCCACCATGAAGGAGAAGCGCGGGCCCGCTGGCATGCCGCACATGCTCACCAAGCTGGGGCTCTCACTCGAGGGTCGTCACCATCGCGGCATCGACGACTGCCGCAACATCGCGCGCATCGCGAGGGCGCTGGTGGCCGCGGGCGCCACGCTGGGTCTCACCGCCGAGCTGCCTGCCGTGTCGCCGGCCTGA
- a CDS encoding response regulator — protein sequence MSPDSLNISGELIAELAEVRAQLHSVIGSMPIVLWAVDSAGIVTLSEGQGLMSLGLVPGQLVGLSVYDVYADAPEALEAITRALRGEANAEDVTVGGRMWSNRYFPRVDPDGNVIGLTGLSIDVTESKQLELEAKRLEDQVRHAQKLESLGLLAGGIAHDFNNLLAAILGNLNLLAREVAPESRAKLLVREGERAALRAAELTHQMLVYAGRGHFRVGPADLNALILDMASLIASGLSKRAGVVYDLAADLPPVTVDSAQIQQVVMNLLTNASDALAGNPGEIRVVSGRTESSPFAAGQRHGGVMHGDSVFFEVSDTGEGMDEATQRRIFEPFFSTKQTGRGLGLSAVMGIVRGHGGSLDVRSVRGEGTTFRVTLPADVSATASPPSIPPASASDETRGSAPRAGRVLLVDDEDMVRSVVREALTNAGFEVVAYASSTVAAAHIATNAASYSAAVIDVIMPGMTGNDLVRRLREHAPQLPIVMMSGLDADAADAVHDAPSRTVFMQKPFLLNALVGELLRLRN from the coding sequence ATGTCGCCGGACTCACTGAACATAAGCGGCGAGCTGATCGCAGAGCTCGCCGAGGTGAGGGCGCAGCTGCACTCCGTGATCGGCTCCATGCCCATCGTGCTCTGGGCGGTGGACTCGGCGGGCATCGTGACCCTGTCGGAGGGGCAGGGGCTGATGTCCCTCGGCCTGGTGCCGGGGCAGCTGGTGGGGCTGTCGGTCTACGACGTGTACGCCGACGCGCCCGAGGCGCTCGAGGCGATCACGCGGGCGCTGCGCGGCGAGGCCAACGCGGAGGACGTGACGGTGGGCGGCCGCATGTGGTCAAACCGTTACTTCCCGCGGGTGGACCCCGACGGGAACGTCATCGGGCTGACCGGTCTCTCCATCGACGTCACGGAGAGCAAGCAGCTGGAGCTCGAGGCCAAGCGCCTCGAAGACCAGGTGCGCCACGCCCAGAAGCTGGAGAGCCTGGGCCTCCTGGCGGGCGGCATCGCGCACGACTTCAACAACCTGCTGGCCGCCATCCTGGGCAACCTCAACCTGCTGGCCCGCGAGGTGGCGCCGGAGTCGCGCGCCAAGCTGCTGGTGCGCGAGGGAGAGCGCGCCGCGCTGCGGGCCGCCGAGCTCACGCACCAGATGCTGGTCTATGCGGGCCGCGGTCACTTTCGCGTGGGCCCGGCCGACTTGAACGCGCTCATCCTGGACATGGCGAGCCTGATCGCGTCGGGCCTGTCGAAGCGCGCGGGCGTGGTGTACGACCTGGCCGCAGACCTGCCTCCGGTGACGGTGGACTCGGCGCAGATTCAGCAGGTGGTCATGAACCTGTTGACCAACGCCTCGGACGCGCTCGCCGGAAACCCCGGTGAGATTCGCGTGGTGTCGGGACGCACCGAGTCCAGCCCCTTCGCCGCAGGGCAGCGGCATGGCGGCGTCATGCACGGAGACTCCGTGTTCTTCGAGGTGAGCGACACTGGCGAGGGCATGGACGAGGCCACGCAGCGGCGCATCTTCGAGCCCTTCTTCTCCACGAAGCAGACCGGTCGCGGCCTGGGCCTGTCGGCAGTGATGGGCATCGTGCGCGGCCACGGCGGCAGCCTGGATGTGCGGAGCGTGCGCGGCGAGGGCACTACCTTCCGGGTCACGTTACCGGCCGACGTCAGCGCCACCGCGAGCCCCCCCAGCATCCCTCCGGCAAGCGCCAGCGACGAGACGCGAGGGAGCGCGCCGCGAGCTGGTCGGGTGCTCCTGGTGGACGACGAAGACATGGTCCGCAGCGTGGTGCGCGAGGCGCTCACGAACGCGGGCTTCGAGGTGGTGGCATACGCCTCGTCCACCGTGGCCGCCGCGCACATCGCCACCAACGCAGCCAGCTACTCGGCCGCGGTCATCGACGTGATCATGCCCGGCATGACGGGCAACGACCTGGTGCGCCGGCTGCGCGAGCACGCCCCGCAGCTGCCCATCGTGATGATGAGCGGGCTCGACGCCGACGCCGCCGACGCCGTGCACGACGCCCCGAGCCGCACCGTGTTCATGCAGAAGCCGTTCCTGCTGAACGCGCTGGTCGGCGAGCTGCTGCGCCTGCGGAACTAG
- a CDS encoding nitroreductase family deazaflavin-dependent oxidoreductase gives MSDSHRPARRRWFIPWVPKPDTMKRIGKLHIQLFRRTRGLVGGRVDGLDIFLLTTRGRKTGLERTVAIPYFRREGKVLTIASYGGNTVNPAWYVNLRANPDVSYELGGRVYRGVARTAMGDERQRLWDSVADEHPRFNRYLAWCGDRQIPVVVIDPAP, from the coding sequence ATGAGCGACTCCCATCGTCCGGCGCGACGGCGCTGGTTCATCCCCTGGGTGCCGAAGCCCGACACCATGAAGCGCATCGGCAAGCTGCACATCCAGCTCTTCCGACGCACGCGCGGTCTGGTGGGAGGCCGGGTCGACGGCCTCGACATCTTCTTGCTGACCACCAGGGGTCGCAAGACTGGGCTCGAGCGCACCGTCGCCATCCCGTACTTCCGGCGCGAGGGGAAGGTGCTCACCATCGCCAGCTACGGCGGCAACACGGTGAACCCCGCGTGGTACGTGAACCTGCGCGCCAACCCGGACGTGAGCTACGAGCTCGGCGGCCGCGTGTACCGCGGCGTCGCGCGCACGGCTATGGGCGACGAGCGCCAGCGCCTCTGGGACTCGGTGGCGGACGAACATCCACGCTTCAACCGCTACCTCGCGTGGTGTGGCGACCGCCAGATCCCGGTCGTGGTCATCGACCCGGCGCCCTAG
- a CDS encoding DUF1801 domain-containing protein, translated as MRSDAATPLAYLASLPDDRRAVVTKLRNTVLKSLPKGFEERMDYGMLAYVVPHERYPAGYHSDPSKPLPFINIASQKNYVSLYHMGLYDGPLLDWFRAAWAETTKRKLDMGKCCVRLKRLDDVPYELIGQLAERVTVAKWIETYEASVRR; from the coding sequence ATGCGCTCCGACGCTGCCACCCCCCTCGCGTACTTGGCCAGCCTCCCCGACGACCGCCGTGCGGTGGTGACCAAGCTGCGCAACACCGTGCTGAAGAGCCTCCCCAAGGGGTTCGAAGAGCGGATGGACTACGGCATGCTCGCCTACGTCGTGCCCCACGAGCGCTATCCGGCGGGCTACCACAGCGACCCCTCGAAGCCGCTCCCCTTCATCAACATCGCGTCGCAGAAAAACTACGTCTCGCTCTACCACATGGGGCTCTACGACGGTCCGCTGCTGGACTGGTTCCGCGCCGCGTGGGCAGAGACCACCAAGCGGAAGCTCGACATGGGGAAGTGCTGTGTCCGGCTCAAGCGCCTCGATGACGTCCCCTACGAGCTCATCGGCCAGCTGGCGGAGCGCGTGACGGTGGCGAAATGGATCGAGACCTACGAGGCGAGCGTTCGCAGGTAG
- a CDS encoding antibiotic biosynthesis monooxygenase, with protein MSRFAPLPEPPYYAVVFAAQLRPTDDPSDYARTAARMVELASAREGYLGMESTRDAAGFGITVSYWRDEASILAWKAEVEHTAARERGRSHWYSGYTLRVAKVERAVSWPW; from the coding sequence ATGAGCCGCTTCGCGCCCCTCCCCGAGCCTCCCTACTATGCCGTGGTCTTCGCGGCCCAGCTGCGCCCCACCGATGACCCGAGCGACTACGCGCGCACGGCCGCTCGCATGGTGGAGTTGGCCTCGGCGCGCGAAGGATACCTAGGCATGGAGTCCACGCGGGACGCCGCGGGCTTCGGCATCACGGTGTCCTACTGGCGGGACGAGGCGTCCATCCTGGCCTGGAAGGCGGAGGTCGAGCACACCGCCGCGCGCGAACGGGGGCGCAGCCACTGGTACTCGGGCTACACGCTGCGCGTGGCGAAGGTCGAGCGCGCCGTCAGTTGGCCATGGTGA
- a CDS encoding GGDEF domain-containing protein, producing MAITAVTQSYLVVVAGLVAQFFTELLLRRQPGFSDDTVHDAAVRYFGGAAGALLAYLVGRSVPVARRRPFLEANVLMIIVVAILARAGHHAGGAEGPYSVSFCTVLFCWSLIMPGGARYAAFPILGGLFTFYAVLFLSGGRGFFDVRTTAFAIFTTTSAGFSLLYAEVLERWRERVSLAVTTDPLTQLLSRAYVLERLATLLDPKRSPREPVSVLMVDVDHFKRVNDTHGHAVGDEVLRGVASALVAAARREDACGRLGGEEFVLLLDGCAGATALEVSERVRAGVAALRFQAGGEPFGVTVSIGVTTVAVDAEVGVEAALRAADRALYASKSEGRDRVTMAN from the coding sequence TTGGCGATCACCGCCGTCACCCAGAGCTACTTGGTGGTGGTGGCAGGACTCGTGGCCCAGTTCTTCACGGAGCTGCTGCTGCGGCGTCAGCCAGGGTTCTCCGATGACACGGTGCACGACGCGGCCGTGCGGTACTTCGGTGGCGCAGCGGGAGCGCTGCTCGCCTATCTCGTCGGCCGCTCGGTGCCCGTCGCTCGCCGTCGGCCCTTCCTCGAGGCGAACGTCCTCATGATCATCGTCGTCGCGATCCTGGCGCGCGCGGGCCACCACGCCGGGGGCGCCGAAGGGCCGTACTCCGTGAGCTTCTGCACGGTGCTCTTCTGCTGGAGCCTGATCATGCCGGGCGGCGCGCGCTATGCCGCGTTCCCCATCCTGGGAGGCCTATTCACCTTCTACGCCGTGCTCTTCCTCTCGGGCGGGCGCGGCTTCTTCGATGTGCGCACCACTGCCTTCGCCATCTTCACGACCACATCGGCCGGCTTCTCGCTCTTGTACGCCGAGGTCCTCGAGCGCTGGCGCGAGCGGGTGAGCCTGGCCGTCACCACCGACCCGCTCACCCAGCTGCTGAGCCGCGCCTACGTGCTCGAGCGCCTGGCCACGCTGCTGGACCCCAAGCGTTCCCCCCGCGAGCCCGTGAGCGTGTTGATGGTGGACGTGGACCACTTCAAGCGTGTCAACGACACTCACGGTCACGCCGTGGGCGACGAGGTGCTGCGTGGGGTGGCCAGCGCGCTGGTCGCGGCTGCGCGCCGTGAGGATGCCTGTGGGCGCCTCGGGGGCGAGGAGTTCGTGTTGCTGCTGGATGGCTGCGCGGGCGCGACAGCGCTCGAGGTCAGCGAGCGCGTCCGTGCCGGGGTCGCGGCGCTGCGTTTCCAGGCAGGCGGTGAGCCGTTCGGGGTGACAGTCTCCATCGGCGTGACCACCGTCGCGGTGGACGCTGAGGTGGGCGTCGAAGCCGCGCTGCGCGCCGCGGACCGCGCGCTCTACGCCAGCAAGTCGGAGGGGCGCGATCGCGTCACCATGGCCAACTGA
- a CDS encoding cellulase family glycosylhydrolase yields the protein MRWTSGQWSSVVFLFGVLPILLLTRPRRSPTSRAGSCETPRWGLLLALTLCVSCGGATGEDLSLTRPELTSRRLTTTGTWLIDALGRKVLLRGVNAGGRAKMPPFAPFDYEEGEFDAAADAYFEGVAGLGSNVVRLMLSWEALEPTEGVRDLEYWGRYVAMIDAAHAHGIGVIVDFHQDVYASPFCGDGFPLWTLGSLPHGEPRYDCQFFEWPMQYYSSSSSVNQAFERLWTNEDGIRTKLGAMWRFVASELRDHPGIVGFEPINEPGVGTGPRETLETSVLPGFYEEIGGIIEEEAGAAVIFGGSTAGDSTVVHSLVRPALDHFVFAPHSYDALGFIGITNANYDRLRRGTITSITWSGQDSAPTIVGEWGLPNTNSAKAAYLDVLLDIYDELNLNAVHWDAHVSATKWNNEDFTTFHPDGSEQSWAGSLDRPFPRAVSGEDLRFSFDRAAVHFTAEVTNAGTAVSEFYLPVRRFGTAPSIVVRGARFRYLAEHQLLLVRAGSGASYSVDVLPTP from the coding sequence ATGCGATGGACGAGCGGGCAGTGGTCGAGCGTGGTCTTCCTCTTCGGCGTGCTGCCGATCTTGCTGCTGACACGCCCGCGTCGGAGCCCAACTTCTCGAGCTGGTTCCTGCGAGACCCCTCGCTGGGGGTTGCTGCTCGCGCTCACGCTCTGCGTCTCCTGCGGCGGCGCGACGGGAGAAGATCTCTCCCTCACCCGACCCGAGCTCACCTCGCGGCGGCTCACCACTACCGGGACGTGGCTGATCGACGCGCTCGGCCGGAAGGTCCTGCTGCGCGGCGTCAACGCGGGCGGACGCGCGAAGATGCCACCGTTCGCGCCGTTCGACTACGAGGAGGGGGAGTTCGACGCCGCGGCCGACGCCTACTTCGAGGGCGTTGCCGGGCTGGGCTCGAACGTGGTGCGCTTGATGCTCTCGTGGGAGGCGCTCGAGCCCACCGAGGGTGTGCGGGACCTCGAGTACTGGGGCCGGTACGTCGCCATGATCGACGCTGCGCACGCGCACGGCATAGGGGTCATCGTGGACTTCCACCAGGACGTCTACGCCTCACCCTTCTGCGGTGACGGTTTCCCGCTGTGGACGCTGGGCAGCCTCCCGCACGGCGAGCCGCGGTACGACTGTCAGTTCTTCGAGTGGCCCATGCAGTACTACAGCTCGTCGAGCTCCGTGAATCAGGCGTTCGAGCGGCTCTGGACGAACGAAGACGGCATCCGCACCAAGCTCGGCGCCATGTGGCGCTTCGTCGCGAGCGAGCTTCGTGACCATCCAGGCATCGTCGGCTTCGAGCCGATCAACGAGCCCGGCGTGGGGACGGGCCCGCGGGAGACGTTGGAGACCTCCGTGCTGCCGGGGTTCTACGAGGAGATTGGCGGCATCATCGAGGAAGAGGCCGGCGCTGCGGTCATCTTCGGCGGGTCCACGGCGGGTGACTCCACCGTCGTGCACTCGCTGGTCCGTCCGGCGCTCGACCACTTCGTCTTCGCGCCGCACTCGTACGACGCGCTCGGCTTCATCGGGATCACGAACGCGAACTACGACCGGCTGCGGCGGGGAACCATCACGTCGATCACCTGGTCCGGCCAGGACTCGGCGCCCACCATCGTGGGCGAGTGGGGCTTGCCGAACACCAACTCGGCCAAGGCAGCCTACCTGGACGTGCTGCTGGACATCTACGACGAGCTCAACCTCAACGCCGTGCACTGGGACGCCCACGTGTCGGCCACCAAGTGGAACAACGAGGACTTCACCACGTTCCACCCAGACGGCTCGGAGCAGAGCTGGGCCGGGTCGCTCGACAGGCCCTTCCCGCGCGCCGTCTCGGGCGAGGACCTGCGTTTTTCGTTCGACCGCGCCGCGGTGCACTTCACCGCCGAGGTGACGAACGCAGGCACCGCGGTGAGCGAGTTCTACCTCCCCGTCCGACGCTTCGGCACAGCCCCGAGCATCGTCGTCCGCGGCGCTCGCTTCCGCTACCTCGCCGAGCACCAGCTCCTGCTGGTCCGTGCGGGTTCCGGCGCGAGTTACTCTGTGGACGTGCTCCCGACGCCATGA
- a CDS encoding NAD-dependent epimerase/dehydratase family protein: protein MSVTPTPHVAPPATAMTQPTSLTPPILVTGALGSLGEHVLDALHTTGSRVVLSDLPSRDNRRRARALLQRLGPRFEVQWADLRDGEAVEKLVQATKPSAVIHLAAVLPPLSEAPGTPTEAVNRDGTRNLIQALTQRAPSARVVLASSYAVYGPRHPGAPGPDGRPAPALLRADSPTNPVDRYGRSKLAAEKIVAASGLPFVVLRLGAVVPFDNRLDSLLTMRMLFEIPWDGLRHAVDPRDAGLAFARAASVPAAVGRTLLIAGDSSFRTQHGPSMARQLEQRGLPALDYEVFCPPRAAADAYFTEGYMDTSEAQALLGFQQHTHADYEAEARRRAPRGSALMPLVAGPARLFLRGLSPYRAGAEAPRTPLHQRVAALHRPHGELANVHAEHWSPLPPHALRHQLNEPGWDEWSVFLKTLHIRQAPGESAPMGRGTLRLRAPGGHGVPVPVAVLETSERELRWRGGIPGVFEGEHYLRFEGDGSGYPHLTRRALHGRAG, encoded by the coding sequence ATGAGCGTGACCCCCACGCCGCACGTTGCTCCGCCCGCGACCGCCATGACCCAACCAACATCCCTCACGCCACCCATCCTCGTCACGGGCGCCCTCGGGAGCTTGGGTGAGCACGTCCTCGACGCCCTCCACACCACGGGCTCGCGCGTGGTGCTGAGCGACCTGCCGAGCCGCGACAACCGCCGCCGCGCGCGCGCGCTCCTGCAGCGCCTGGGCCCGCGGTTCGAGGTGCAGTGGGCCGACCTGCGGGATGGCGAGGCCGTGGAGAAGCTGGTCCAAGCGACCAAACCGAGCGCCGTGATCCACCTGGCGGCTGTGCTGCCGCCCCTCAGCGAAGCGCCCGGCACGCCCACCGAGGCGGTCAACCGCGACGGCACGCGCAACCTGATTCAGGCACTCACCCAGCGCGCCCCGAGCGCCCGTGTGGTCCTGGCGTCGTCCTACGCGGTGTACGGGCCGCGGCATCCCGGTGCCCCGGGGCCGGATGGCCGCCCAGCGCCCGCGCTGTTGCGGGCCGACAGCCCCACGAACCCGGTCGACCGCTATGGCCGCTCCAAGCTCGCGGCAGAGAAGATCGTGGCGGCGAGCGGCCTGCCGTTCGTGGTGCTGCGGCTCGGCGCCGTGGTGCCGTTCGACAACCGGCTCGACTCGCTGCTCACCATGCGGATGCTCTTCGAGATCCCGTGGGACGGCCTGCGTCATGCGGTGGATCCGCGCGACGCGGGGCTGGCTTTCGCGCGGGCGGCAAGCGTGCCAGCGGCCGTGGGGCGCACGCTGCTGATCGCGGGGGACTCCTCGTTCCGTACGCAGCACGGCCCCAGCATGGCTCGCCAGCTGGAGCAGCGCGGGCTGCCGGCGTTGGATTACGAGGTGTTCTGCCCCCCGCGGGCTGCGGCAGACGCCTACTTCACCGAGGGCTACATGGACACCTCGGAGGCGCAGGCGCTGCTGGGCTTTCAGCAGCACACGCACGCCGACTACGAGGCCGAGGCACGCCGTCGCGCGCCGCGAGGCAGCGCCCTGATGCCGCTGGTCGCGGGGCCAGCTCGGCTGTTCTTGCGTGGCCTCTCACCCTACCGCGCGGGTGCCGAGGCACCACGGACGCCGCTGCACCAGCGCGTGGCGGCGCTGCACCGTCCCCACGGGGAGCTCGCGAACGTGCACGCCGAGCACTGGTCTCCCTTGCCTCCCCACGCGCTGCGGCACCAGCTGAACGAGCCCGGCTGGGACGAGTGGTCCGTGTTCCTGAAGACGCTACACATCCGGCAGGCGCCGGGCGAGAGCGCGCCCATGGGAAGAGGCACGCTGCGGCTGCGCGCCCCGGGTGGCCACGGCGTCCCCGTGCCGGTCGCGGTGCTCGAGACGTCCGAGCGCGAGCTGCGCTGGCGCGGCGGCATCCCCGGCGTGTTCGAGGGTGAGCACTACCTGCGCTTCGAGGGGGATGGGTCAGGGTACCCGCATCTCACACGGCGAGCGCTTCACGGGCGTGCTGGGTGA
- a CDS encoding phosphotransferase encodes MGQGTRISHGERFTGVLGERVATAIRPFVDALYEREAASLAGRSQSGAPRPPVALPRTALGLDAAWLERVLAEQHPDVRVAEVQLESESHAGDGLASTADRLSLRVRYESNPGDALPERMLLKTIFLGGALRVGPGTIRGLAAASNALSRVPGGVALRHRAFHGLTRFQERFPQAPDAMYANEVRFYRDVRPSLAIETPAAYASVRNNETRSFFVLMEDLAARGAHFPNATEALSVAAMKGLLETLAALHASHWLSPALEGPLRWVPTSTSGGMAQVFAGLGLELIRAQLALYPEKAALIAPLGRSLDELWAAMWQVQARMAETPQTLLHGDVHIGNTYLLPSGPGGLLDWQLMMRGCWAHDVAYVIATGLDTETRRANEHALLAHYREHLLAHEVHLAPSASEAFELYRRAISWGLVIGWLITPPQNYGDRITHANIARLVAAAHDLDTFVGLG; translated from the coding sequence ATGGGTCAGGGTACCCGCATCTCACACGGCGAGCGCTTCACGGGCGTGCTGGGTGAGCGCGTGGCCACGGCCATTCGGCCGTTCGTGGACGCCCTCTACGAGCGCGAGGCCGCCTCGCTGGCGGGGCGCAGCCAAAGCGGTGCGCCGCGGCCACCCGTAGCGCTCCCGCGCACCGCCCTGGGCCTGGACGCGGCCTGGCTCGAGCGCGTGCTGGCCGAGCAGCACCCCGACGTGCGCGTGGCCGAAGTGCAGCTCGAGAGCGAGTCGCACGCCGGTGATGGGCTGGCGAGCACGGCAGACCGCCTGAGCCTGCGCGTGCGCTACGAGAGCAACCCGGGGGACGCGCTGCCGGAGCGCATGTTGCTGAAGACCATCTTCCTGGGGGGCGCGCTGCGTGTGGGGCCGGGGACCATTCGTGGGCTCGCCGCCGCGAGCAACGCGCTGTCTCGCGTTCCGGGTGGCGTGGCCCTGCGGCACCGCGCCTTCCACGGCCTCACGCGCTTCCAGGAGCGCTTCCCGCAAGCGCCCGACGCCATGTACGCGAACGAGGTGCGCTTCTATCGCGACGTGCGCCCCTCGCTCGCCATCGAGACACCGGCGGCCTATGCGTCGGTGCGAAACAACGAGACGCGCAGCTTCTTCGTGCTCATGGAGGACCTCGCCGCGCGCGGCGCGCACTTCCCCAACGCCACCGAAGCCCTGAGCGTGGCCGCCATGAAGGGGCTGCTGGAGACCCTGGCCGCGCTGCACGCCAGCCACTGGCTGAGCCCCGCGCTCGAGGGGCCGCTGCGCTGGGTGCCGACGTCCACCTCGGGAGGCATGGCGCAGGTGTTCGCGGGCCTCGGGCTCGAGCTGATCCGTGCGCAGCTCGCGTTGTATCCCGAGAAGGCCGCGCTGATCGCTCCGCTCGGCCGCAGCCTGGATGAGCTGTGGGCGGCGATGTGGCAGGTGCAGGCGCGCATGGCGGAGACGCCGCAGACCCTCCTGCACGGCGACGTGCACATCGGCAACACCTACCTCCTGCCAAGCGGACCGGGAGGCCTGCTGGACTGGCAGCTCATGATGCGTGGCTGCTGGGCCCACGACGTGGCCTACGTGATCGCCACGGGCCTCGACACCGAGACGCGCCGCGCCAACGAGCACGCGCTGCTCGCGCACTACCGCGAGCACCTGCTCGCCCACGAGGTGCACCTGGCCCCCTCTGCGAGCGAGGCCTTCGAGCTCTATCGCCGCGCCATCTCGTGGGGCTTGGTGATTGGCTGGCTGATCACGCCGCCGCAGAACTATGGCGACCGCATCACCCACGCGAACATCGCGCGACTGGTGGCGGCCGCGCATGACCTCGACACGTTCGTCGGGCTCGGCTAG